From a region of the Bacteroidales bacterium genome:
- a CDS encoding cupin domain-containing protein — MLDINTSEIFGLKNSVEYASGAIVSKTIIKKSSGNITLFAFDESQELSEHTAPFDAVVYVMDGKAEIAIDKKPFILNQGETIIMPANIPHAVKAVEKFKMMLVMIKS, encoded by the coding sequence ATGTTAGACATCAATACATCAGAAATTTTCGGATTAAAAAATTCGGTCGAGTACGCTTCCGGCGCCATTGTCAGCAAAACCATCATTAAAAAATCCTCTGGGAACATCACCCTTTTTGCCTTCGACGAAAGCCAGGAACTGAGCGAGCACACTGCTCCTTTCGATGCCGTTGTTTATGTGATGGATGGAAAAGCAGAAATTGCCATTGACAAAAAACCATTTATCCTGAACCAGGGCGAAACGATCATCATGCCGGCCAACATCCCACATGCGGTGAAAGCGGTGGAAAAGTTCAAGATGATGCTGGTGATGATCAAATCGTAA
- a CDS encoding PepSY domain-containing protein, with amino-acid sequence MAAGIDSKISAKTSRAAKGYKKLKAWHKWVSIVLTLFVLLFTLSGIVLNHRSWFSEVDVNRNLLPRDYRYQNWNLASLRGSVEKDTNELLVYGNIGVWKTNGDFSQFEDFNNGFPDGIDNRKISKIIRTEKGKLIAGTYFGLYGLKGDNWEKLPLPVEENRIVDLLSYDEKIYILTRSDLMIADCDQPTNEAKVIMLPNAEDDDYKIGLFKTLWVIHSGEIYGIAGQLFVDFMALALIFLTLTGLILWLFPGWIKRKRSNKSGVTLLVRTMKFSLKWHNKLGWYLAIFLIITAATGMFLRPPLLIPIANARVDKIPFSKLNQPNPWYDKLRAITYDDYHGRFILSTSEGFYYSDNHFSSELKKFETQPPVSVMGINVFEQLGQGGFLVGSFSGIFSWFPERNYVENVLTRQEYIPTGQNSAPFSEQSIAGMVWDGASRPYLFDYIKGAEPFLHEQNFPEMPREIVADSPMSIWNLALEVHTARIYRPLIGDFYILVIPLSGLALLFIVISGFWMYWTGFRRKS; translated from the coding sequence ATGGCTGCCGGTATTGATTCCAAAATTTCCGCGAAAACTAGCAGGGCAGCAAAAGGTTACAAAAAACTGAAAGCCTGGCACAAATGGGTGTCCATCGTGTTGACGCTGTTTGTGTTGCTTTTTACTCTTTCCGGGATTGTGCTGAACCATCGTTCGTGGTTTTCGGAAGTAGATGTGAATCGCAATCTTCTACCCAGGGATTATCGCTACCAAAACTGGAACCTGGCCTCATTGCGCGGCAGCGTTGAAAAAGACACCAATGAACTGCTGGTGTATGGTAATATCGGCGTGTGGAAAACAAATGGCGACTTTTCACAATTCGAAGATTTTAACAACGGTTTTCCTGATGGAATTGACAACCGGAAAATCAGTAAAATTATCCGGACGGAAAAGGGCAAACTGATTGCAGGAACCTATTTCGGGTTGTATGGTTTGAAGGGCGATAACTGGGAAAAACTCCCGCTTCCTGTTGAAGAAAACCGTATTGTTGATCTGCTGTCTTACGACGAAAAAATCTACATCCTCACCCGCTCAGATCTGATGATTGCAGATTGCGACCAGCCAACGAATGAAGCTAAAGTCATCATGCTTCCCAATGCTGAAGACGACGATTACAAAATCGGCCTATTCAAAACCCTGTGGGTGATCCATAGTGGCGAGATTTACGGAATCGCCGGACAGTTGTTTGTGGATTTTATGGCGCTGGCGCTCATCTTTCTTACCCTAACCGGACTCATACTATGGCTTTTTCCGGGATGGATTAAGCGGAAAAGGAGTAATAAATCCGGAGTAACACTTTTGGTTCGAACCATGAAATTCTCGTTGAAATGGCACAACAAACTGGGCTGGTACCTGGCCATTTTCCTGATTATCACAGCCGCCACCGGAATGTTTCTTCGTCCGCCGCTCCTCATCCCGATCGCCAATGCAAGGGTAGACAAGATTCCTTTTTCAAAATTGAACCAGCCAAACCCATGGTACGACAAGTTACGCGCAATTACCTATGACGATTACCACGGACGATTTATCCTGAGCACTTCCGAAGGATTTTATTACTCTGATAACCATTTTTCGTCTGAACTGAAAAAATTTGAAACTCAGCCCCCGGTCAGCGTCATGGGGATCAATGTCTTTGAGCAACTGGGACAAGGAGGATTTCTGGTAGGCTCGTTCTCAGGGATTTTCAGTTGGTTTCCCGAACGGAACTATGTCGAAAATGTGCTGACCCGTCAGGAATACATTCCCACCGGGCAAAACAGCGCTCCTTTCTCAGAACAGTCCATTGCAGGAATGGTATGGGATGGCGCATCGAGGCCTTATCTTTTCGATTATATCAAAGGTGCTGAACCCTTTTTGCATGAGCAAAATTTTCCTGAAATGCCGCGCGAAATTGTTGCAGACAGCCCGATGTCGATCTGGAATCTCGCCCTCGAAGTGCACACAGCACGCATTTACCGGCCGCTGATCGGCGATTTCTATATCCTGGTTATCCCTTTATCCGGTCTGGCGCTGCTGTTTATTGTGATTTCCGGGTTTTGGATGTACTGGACGGGCTTCAGACGAAAATCCTGA